In Hyla sarda isolate aHylSar1 chromosome 9, aHylSar1.hap1, whole genome shotgun sequence, the following proteins share a genomic window:
- the SSR4 gene encoding translocon-associated protein subunit delta encodes MFQRNTKRFPAAERCRVSAGMMAGAVRVLVALLLAVAGCTAETCTEPVIIPSYYTTSDAVISSEVVFIVEISLTCTNGAQNVALYADVNGKQFPVTRGQDVGKYQVSWSLEHKNAHSGTYEVKFFDEESYSLLRKAQRNNEDISAIKPLFTVNVDHRGAWNGPWVSTEVLAGLIGILLYYTAYTAKANIQA; translated from the exons GTTTCCTGCGGCGGAGCGGTGTCGTGTCTCAGCTGGTATGATGGCAGGAGCGGTACGTGTACTGGTGGCTCTGCTGCTGGCGGTGGCGGGCTGTACGG CTGAGACCTGCACAGAACCAGTCATTATACCGTCCTACTACACCACCTCCGATGCCGTCATCTCCTCTGAAGTGGTCTTCATTGTGGAGATTTCTCTGACCTGCACAAATGGCGCACAG AACGTTGCACTTTATGCTGATGTCAACGGAAAACAGTTCCCAGTTACCAGAGGCCAGGATGTCGGAAAGTATCAG GTCTCCTGGAGTTTGGAACACAAGAACGCTCACTCCGGCACCTATGAAGTGAAGTTCTTTGATGAAGAATCGTACAGTCTCCTGAGAAAg GCCCAGAGGAACAACGAAGACATCTCCGCCATCAAGCCTCTCTTCACCGTCAATGTTGATCACAGG GGTGCATGGAATGGTCCTTGGGTATCCACAGAAGTGTTGGCGGGATTGATTGgtattttattatattacacagCATACACTGCAAAAGCAAACATCCAAGCATAA